Proteins co-encoded in one Bremerella sp. TYQ1 genomic window:
- a CDS encoding cofactor-independent phosphoglycerate mutase: MKYAIVIPDGCADEPQESLGGKTPLEAANVPNMDAIAQAGVVGRADNVPAHLPAGSDVANLSLLGYSPLEYFTGRAPLEAAAQGIELGADDWAVRCNLVTIEDQIMKSFTAGQISSEEAKALLESAQNEIAGEGVEFHPGVSYRNLLVYRGQDRPAPFSMETRTTPPHDLSDKSVADGYPRGLGSDWLSDMMSRSVELFADHPVNKKRIAEGKPPATNIWLWGLGRRPALTPFTDLYGKTGKMITAVDLLRGLAALIGWDRIEVPGATGYTDTDYAAKGQYAIDALDSTDVICVHVEATDEASHEGDIEEKIKALEAIDGKIVGPLHEALKKQGDYRMIVLPDHPTFCRTKTHSHGFVPLTMCGKGIEADAFETYNERNADASSLSFDEGWKMMPHFLGG; the protein is encoded by the coding sequence ATGAAATACGCGATTGTCATTCCCGACGGCTGCGCCGACGAACCGCAAGAGTCGCTCGGAGGCAAGACGCCTCTGGAAGCTGCCAACGTCCCCAACATGGATGCGATCGCCCAAGCTGGTGTCGTTGGCCGTGCCGATAACGTGCCGGCTCATCTGCCAGCAGGTAGCGACGTTGCCAATTTGAGCCTGCTCGGTTACAGCCCGCTGGAATACTTCACCGGCCGCGCTCCGTTGGAAGCTGCTGCGCAAGGTATTGAGCTCGGCGCCGACGACTGGGCCGTCCGCTGTAACTTGGTCACCATCGAAGACCAAATCATGAAGAGCTTCACCGCCGGGCAGATCTCGTCGGAAGAAGCGAAAGCGTTGCTAGAATCGGCTCAGAACGAAATCGCCGGCGAAGGGGTCGAATTCCATCCCGGGGTCAGCTATCGCAACTTGCTGGTCTATCGCGGCCAAGACCGCCCTGCCCCATTCAGCATGGAAACGCGTACCACGCCGCCGCACGACTTGAGCGATAAGTCGGTTGCCGATGGTTACCCGCGTGGGTTGGGCAGCGATTGGCTCTCGGACATGATGAGCCGCAGCGTCGAGCTGTTTGCCGATCATCCCGTCAACAAGAAGCGAATCGCCGAAGGCAAACCGCCGGCGACGAACATCTGGCTGTGGGGACTCGGCCGCCGGCCTGCCCTGACACCATTTACGGATCTGTACGGTAAGACCGGCAAAATGATTACCGCCGTCGATCTGCTTCGCGGACTTGCGGCACTGATCGGTTGGGATCGGATCGAAGTGCCGGGAGCGACCGGATACACCGATACCGACTATGCCGCCAAGGGGCAGTACGCGATCGACGCGTTGGATTCGACCGACGTGATTTGCGTGCACGTCGAAGCAACCGACGAAGCCTCGCACGAAGGTGACATCGAAGAAAAGATCAAAGCGCTCGAAGCGATCGACGGAAAGATCGTCGGTCCTCTGCACGAAGCGCTTAAGAAGCAGGGCGACTACCGGATGATTGTCTTGCCGGACCATCCGACGTTTTGTCGCACAAAAACGCATAGCCACGGTTTCGTCCCACTTACCATGTGCGGTAAGGGGATCGAAGCCGACGCGTTCGAGACCTACAACGAACGCAATGCCGATGCCTCGTCGCTAAGCTTCGACGAAGGCTGGAAGATGATGCCCCACTTCCTCGGCGGTTAA
- a CDS encoding homoserine dehydrogenase has product MHKTKVAIVGLGTVGAGVAKILLDHGDRTARNAGTTLWLEKAVVRDLNRARDCELPEGVLTDDLSEVTDDPEIKVVAQLIGGIEPARTIMLQLLESGKDIVTANKALIAEHGAELFSRARELGRSIAFDAAVAGGIPIITNLSQCLTANQISSLSGILNGTSNFIASAMEEQEASYKWAVKEAQRLGYAEADPTMDVDGTDAAQKLAILAHIAFGIKIDWKTIPREGIDKLLPVDIRFAKELGYRIKLLASAQLSDDGLELHVSPSLIREGEPLAEVRGPFNAISVIGDQVGPLFYHGQGAGQKPTASAVAADMIDMAVGRTALTFRTLKLFTENHSDVQMCSPDKIRGRHYFRFSVEDRPGVLADIARVLGEQSISIASVIQHEPEHFDGDTKSYTPLVIMTHTATQGQAARALEVISKMPTVKPGARKMLVQD; this is encoded by the coding sequence ATGCACAAAACGAAGGTCGCCATCGTCGGCTTAGGAACCGTCGGCGCCGGTGTCGCAAAAATCTTACTCGACCATGGCGACCGTACTGCGCGTAACGCAGGCACTACCTTATGGTTAGAGAAAGCCGTTGTTCGCGATCTGAACCGCGCACGCGACTGCGAACTGCCGGAGGGAGTGCTCACGGATGACTTGAGCGAAGTCACCGACGACCCCGAAATCAAAGTCGTCGCGCAGCTGATCGGGGGTATCGAACCGGCCCGCACGATCATGCTTCAGCTGCTGGAAAGTGGCAAAGATATCGTTACGGCAAATAAAGCGTTAATTGCCGAACATGGTGCGGAGCTGTTTTCCCGAGCTCGCGAGCTCGGTCGCAGTATCGCTTTTGATGCCGCCGTGGCAGGTGGGATTCCGATCATCACCAATCTGAGCCAATGCTTGACAGCGAATCAGATCAGCTCGCTTAGCGGCATTCTCAACGGCACGTCCAACTTTATTGCCTCGGCAATGGAAGAACAAGAGGCGAGTTACAAGTGGGCAGTGAAAGAAGCCCAGCGGCTTGGCTATGCCGAAGCAGATCCGACGATGGACGTCGACGGAACCGATGCCGCCCAAAAGCTGGCCATCCTCGCCCATATCGCATTCGGCATTAAGATCGACTGGAAGACGATTCCGCGCGAAGGAATCGACAAGTTGCTGCCGGTCGATATTCGCTTCGCCAAAGAACTCGGCTACCGCATCAAACTGCTCGCCTCGGCTCAGCTGAGCGATGACGGCTTGGAACTGCACGTTTCGCCATCGCTGATACGCGAAGGAGAACCGCTCGCCGAAGTGCGTGGCCCGTTCAATGCAATCAGCGTGATCGGCGATCAAGTCGGCCCGCTGTTCTATCATGGCCAGGGAGCCGGACAAAAGCCTACCGCTTCCGCCGTCGCTGCCGACATGATCGACATGGCAGTCGGACGCACAGCGTTGACGTTCCGTACGCTGAAGCTCTTCACCGAGAATCACAGCGACGTGCAAATGTGTTCGCCAGACAAGATTCGCGGACGCCATTACTTCCGCTTCAGCGTCGAAGACCGACCTGGCGTTTTGGCTGACATCGCTCGCGTGCTCGGCGAACAGTCGATTTCGATTGCCTCGGTCATTCAGCACGAGCCAGAACATTTCGATGGCGATACGAAGAGCTACACGCCACTGGTCATCATGACCCACACCGCCACCCAGGGCCAAGCGGCTCGGGCGTTGGAAGTCATCAGCAAGATGCCGACCGTCAAACCAGGCGCCCGCAAAATGCTGGTCCAAGACTAG
- a CDS encoding glycine C-acetyltransferase, protein MWNEQVKSRYSGILDEIREAGLYKSERTILSPQKSKIDLPEQQEVLNMCANNYLGLSDHPEIIAAAKQGLERWGYGLSSVRFICGTQQSHEHLEDEISKFLGMEDTILYSSCFDANGGLFETILGPEDAILSDELNHASIIDGVRLCKAKRFRYKNNDMADLEAKLKEAQEARVKLIATDGVFSMDGYICNLPDLCDLADKYGAMVMVDDSHAVGFMGKTGKGTHEHHDVIDRIDIITGTLGKALGGASGGYTSGRKEIIDLLRQRSRPYLFSNTLAPPIVSGSLKALELIQGSTELRDKLEANTKFFREEIAKLGLDVLPGEHPIVPVMFYDAKVAAEFSERLLKRGIYVIGFSYPVVPQGKARIRTQVSAGHSIEELKFAVEQFAAVKEELGL, encoded by the coding sequence ATGTGGAACGAACAAGTTAAATCGCGTTACTCCGGCATCCTGGACGAAATCCGCGAAGCAGGTCTCTACAAAAGCGAACGCACGATTCTTTCGCCGCAAAAGTCGAAGATCGACCTGCCTGAGCAGCAGGAAGTCCTCAACATGTGCGCGAACAATTACCTCGGATTGTCGGATCATCCCGAGATCATTGCTGCCGCCAAGCAGGGACTCGAGCGCTGGGGATACGGTCTGTCCTCGGTTCGTTTCATCTGTGGAACCCAGCAGTCGCACGAACACTTGGAAGATGAAATCTCCAAGTTCCTCGGCATGGAAGATACTATCCTGTACTCTTCTTGTTTCGATGCCAACGGCGGTTTGTTTGAAACGATCCTCGGTCCGGAAGATGCGATTCTTTCAGACGAGTTAAACCATGCGAGCATCATCGACGGCGTACGTCTCTGCAAAGCGAAACGGTTTCGCTACAAAAACAACGACATGGCCGATTTGGAAGCCAAGCTGAAGGAGGCCCAAGAGGCTCGGGTCAAATTGATCGCCACGGATGGCGTCTTCAGCATGGACGGTTACATCTGTAACTTGCCCGACCTTTGCGATCTGGCAGATAAATACGGCGCAATGGTCATGGTCGACGATTCGCACGCGGTGGGCTTCATGGGAAAGACCGGCAAGGGAACCCACGAGCATCACGACGTGATCGATCGGATCGACATCATCACCGGCACTCTTGGCAAAGCGCTCGGCGGTGCCTCAGGCGGTTACACGAGCGGTCGCAAGGAAATCATCGACCTGCTTCGTCAACGATCGCGACCTTACTTGTTCTCCAACACATTGGCCCCGCCGATTGTTTCGGGGTCGCTCAAAGCGTTGGAATTGATTCAGGGCTCGACCGAACTTCGCGACAAGTTGGAAGCCAACACCAAGTTCTTCCGCGAAGAAATCGCGAAGTTGGGTCTCGATGTACTGCCAGGCGAACACCCGATCGTTCCCGTGATGTTTTACGACGCCAAAGTCGCGGCCGAGTTCTCGGAGCGTCTGCTGAAGAGGGGCATCTACGTCATCGGGTTCTCGTACCCTGTCGTCCCGCAAGGCAAAGCACGCATCCGTACCCAAGTCTCCGCAGGTCACTCGATCGAAGAACTTAAGTTCGCCGTCGAACAGTTCGCCGCTGTGAAGGAAGAATTGGGGCTGTAA
- the tdh gene encoding L-threonine 3-dehydrogenase: MKALVKRHSEKGLWLEDVPEPTIGINDVLIKVMKTGICGTDLHIYKWDAWAQKTVPVPMVVGHEFVGEIVEVGSNVGIFEPGQIVSGEGHVVCGQCRNCMAGRRHLCSETEGIGVNRPGAFAEYISIPMTNVWHHADDIPLDVASIFDPFGNAVHTALTFPVLGEDVLITGAGPIGCMAAAVCKHAGARFVVVTDVNPWRLELAKQLGATRVVDVRKEKLTDVQNELGMHEGFDVGLEMSGNDAAFRDMIKNMCHGGKIAMLGIPPEDISIDWNDVIFNMLTIKGIYGRQMYETWYQMTVLLQGGLDLDPVITHRLHYTEFEQGFEAMFSGQSGKVVLDWTEK, encoded by the coding sequence ATGAAAGCGCTCGTCAAGCGTCATTCGGAAAAAGGGTTGTGGCTGGAAGACGTCCCGGAACCAACCATCGGAATCAACGACGTCCTGATCAAGGTCATGAAGACCGGCATCTGCGGAACCGACTTGCACATTTACAAGTGGGACGCGTGGGCTCAAAAGACGGTACCAGTCCCGATGGTCGTCGGGCACGAGTTTGTCGGCGAGATCGTAGAAGTTGGCTCGAATGTCGGCATCTTCGAGCCAGGCCAGATCGTCAGCGGCGAAGGGCATGTCGTTTGTGGTCAGTGCCGTAACTGCATGGCCGGTCGGCGACATTTGTGTTCGGAAACCGAAGGGATCGGCGTCAACCGGCCCGGTGCGTTTGCGGAATACATCTCTATCCCAATGACCAACGTCTGGCATCATGCCGATGACATTCCGCTGGACGTCGCGTCGATCTTCGATCCATTCGGCAACGCGGTCCACACGGCGCTTACCTTCCCGGTGCTGGGCGAAGACGTTCTGATTACTGGGGCTGGTCCGATCGGCTGTATGGCCGCGGCTGTTTGCAAACATGCGGGCGCCCGATTCGTGGTGGTAACCGACGTGAACCCTTGGCGGCTGGAACTTGCCAAGCAGTTAGGTGCGACGCGCGTGGTCGATGTTCGCAAAGAGAAACTGACCGACGTGCAGAACGAACTAGGCATGCACGAGGGATTCGATGTCGGCTTGGAAATGTCTGGCAACGATGCCGCGTTCCGCGACATGATCAAAAACATGTGCCACGGCGGCAAGATCGCGATGCTCGGCATTCCGCCGGAAGACATCTCGATCGACTGGAACGACGTGATCTTCAACATGCTCACGATCAAAGGCATTTATGGTCGCCAGATGTACGAAACCTGGTACCAGATGACCGTACTGCTGCAAGGTGGTTTGGATCTCGATCCGGTGATCACCCATCGCCTGCACTACACCGAATTCGAGCAAGGCTTCGAGGCCATGTTCTCCGGTCAATCCGGCAAAGTCGTTCTCGATTGGACCGAGAAGTAG
- a CDS encoding VOC family protein, translated as MPRPIPITSLNHLALAVRNSDVARDFYRDVLGFREVERPPFNFPGAWLTGYGIQIHILETEHAVEFGVDPNSRADHYAFAVEDASDLVDILNEHGIPFVQRVNAGNIHQTFFQDPDGHTIEVAVYPQDPPYID; from the coding sequence ATGCCACGCCCGATCCCAATCACAAGTTTGAATCACTTGGCTTTGGCCGTTCGCAATAGTGACGTTGCGCGAGACTTCTATCGCGATGTCTTAGGCTTTCGCGAAGTCGAACGACCTCCGTTCAACTTTCCCGGAGCCTGGCTGACCGGGTATGGCATTCAGATTCATATCCTCGAAACAGAACATGCCGTCGAGTTTGGTGTCGACCCTAATTCCCGTGCCGATCACTATGCGTTCGCGGTGGAAGATGCCAGCGATCTAGTGGACATTCTCAACGAGCATGGCATTCCGTTCGTTCAGCGGGTGAATGCCGGAAACATCCACCAGACTTTCTTCCAAGATCCCGATGGTCACACGATTGAAGTGGCCGTTTATCCGCAAGACCCGCCGTATATCGACTAG
- a CDS encoding Gfo/Idh/MocA family protein, producing the protein MSKPILNRRSFLQTSSAAALLAGTGFHQLASAAESKSPNELLDIACIGVANRASANVSGVSGQNLVAMCDIDDKYLGQALSAYGQHKSKKYNDFRVLLDKEKGIDAVVVSTPDHTHAPASMWAMQLGKHVYCEKPLTHTVHEAREMTNYAVKNKLATQMGTQIHAGDNYRRVVEAIQSGAIGNIKHVDVWVGKGWGGGTVPTDTPPVPKNIHWDLWLGPAAERSYSPVYMPAQWRRWWDFGGGTLGDMGCHYIDLVFWALKLKYPTKVAAEGPEADPHTAPMGLTVNYEYPKTDVAPAVTMKWRDGNHCPKEINGHKVPGSGVMFHGDKGMMLATYGGFQLLPEDDFKNWEAPEQTIPNSIGHYEEWIKACKEGTPTTCSFDYSGPLTETVLLGNVAYRSGGPIEWDAENLKVTNNDSANQYIERKYREGWRI; encoded by the coding sequence ATGTCTAAACCAATTTTGAACCGTCGTTCCTTTCTTCAAACCTCGTCCGCCGCGGCGTTGCTGGCAGGAACCGGTTTTCATCAACTAGCTTCTGCCGCCGAATCAAAGTCGCCCAACGAGCTGCTCGATATCGCGTGCATTGGTGTTGCCAACCGCGCCTCGGCCAATGTCAGTGGTGTCAGTGGACAAAATCTTGTCGCCATGTGCGATATCGACGACAAGTATCTCGGCCAGGCGTTGAGCGCTTACGGCCAGCACAAATCGAAAAAGTACAACGACTTCCGCGTGCTGCTGGACAAGGAAAAGGGAATCGACGCCGTTGTCGTCAGTACCCCAGACCATACGCACGCTCCGGCTTCGATGTGGGCCATGCAGTTGGGCAAACATGTCTACTGTGAAAAGCCGCTGACGCACACCGTGCACGAAGCCCGCGAAATGACCAACTACGCCGTCAAGAACAAGCTGGCGACGCAGATGGGCACGCAAATCCATGCCGGCGACAACTATCGCCGTGTTGTCGAAGCGATTCAATCGGGCGCTATCGGCAACATTAAGCATGTTGACGTTTGGGTTGGCAAAGGCTGGGGCGGTGGTACCGTGCCGACCGATACGCCTCCGGTTCCGAAAAACATTCACTGGGACTTGTGGCTCGGCCCAGCAGCCGAACGTTCTTATTCGCCGGTTTACATGCCAGCTCAATGGCGACGCTGGTGGGACTTCGGTGGCGGTACGCTCGGCGACATGGGTTGCCATTACATCGATTTGGTGTTCTGGGCGTTGAAGCTGAAGTACCCAACCAAAGTTGCCGCCGAAGGTCCAGAAGCGGATCCGCACACCGCGCCGATGGGTCTGACGGTCAACTATGAATACCCCAAGACCGACGTCGCTCCGGCAGTGACCATGAAGTGGCGGGACGGAAACCACTGCCCGAAAGAAATCAACGGGCACAAAGTTCCTGGCTCTGGCGTGATGTTCCACGGCGATAAGGGAATGATGTTGGCTACCTATGGCGGTTTCCAACTGCTGCCGGAAGATGACTTCAAGAACTGGGAAGCTCCTGAGCAGACAATCCCGAATTCGATCGGCCACTACGAAGAATGGATCAAGGCCTGTAAAGAAGGCACACCAACGACGTGCAGCTTCGATTACAGCGGTCCACTGACCGAAACGGTCCTGCTAGGGAACGTCGCCTATCGTAGCGGTGGACCGATCGAGTGGGATGCTGAAAACTTGAAGGTCACCAATAACGATTCGGCCAATCAGTACATCGAACGTAAGTACCGCGAAGGGTGGCGAATCTAG
- the rpsD gene encoding 30S ribosomal protein S4 encodes MGHYTGPKAKINRRLGAVIYESRGAMRASDRRPSPPGMHTRPKRPSVYGAALMEKQKIKHYYGVGEKQLRRYFSHAKHSKGNTGENLLSLCERRLDNVVRRAGLALTRCQARQGIVHGHFMVNGHKVDKPSYQMRPGDVVSVRNREKLQILYRSIHADASGEPAAFLSPDPETLSATFDAVPGPEDISLPVDVNMVVEFMSR; translated from the coding sequence ATGGGCCATTACACAGGTCCGAAGGCCAAAATCAATCGTCGTCTCGGTGCGGTCATTTACGAAAGCCGCGGTGCCATGCGTGCATCCGACCGACGGCCTTCCCCCCCAGGCATGCACACTCGCCCAAAGCGTCCGTCGGTGTACGGTGCCGCTTTGATGGAAAAGCAGAAGATCAAGCACTATTACGGTGTCGGTGAAAAGCAGCTTCGTCGCTACTTCTCGCATGCCAAGCACAGCAAGGGCAACACGGGTGAAAACCTTCTGTCGCTGTGCGAACGCCGCTTGGACAACGTGGTTCGTCGTGCCGGTTTGGCACTGACTCGCTGCCAGGCTCGCCAAGGTATCGTGCACGGTCACTTCATGGTCAACGGCCACAAAGTGGACAAGCCATCTTACCAGATGCGTCCCGGCGACGTGGTTAGCGTTCGCAACCGCGAAAAGCTGCAGATCCTGTATCGCAGCATTCATGCCGATGCTTCGGGTGAACCGGCTGCGTTCCTGTCGCCAGATCCAGAGACCCTTTCGGCGACTTTCGATGCCGTTCCAGGTCCCGAAGACATCAGTCTGCCAGTGGACGTGAACATGGTGGTCGAATTCATGTCGCGTTAA
- the lpdA gene encoding dihydrolipoyl dehydrogenase, giving the protein MAHTQLVVIGGGPGGYAAAFLAADEGMEVTVIEKEPRLGGTCLLRGCIPSKALLHVAKVIDEVDEMNKDWGVTFGEPQIDLDKLRSRKENVIKSLTTGLGQLAKKRNVTVIKATASFIDSDTIQLDGDDPSIPEDGKLTFDHAIVATGSIPAMPPAFQIDSPRVMDSTGALDLEDIPETMLVIGGGYIGLELGTVYAHLGTKVSVVELTDGLLPGADRNLVKPLAKKLDGLFEGRIFTNTKVGSLGDRDGKVEVAFEGPAKFGTFKYDRVLVSIGRWPNTKGIGLENTKIVVDKRGFIEVDKQLRTAEPKISAIGDVTGNPMLAHKATHEGRAAVEAILGHPVSFEPAAIPAVIFTDPEIAWAGLMEEEAKAMGKKVDVALYPWAASGRAQALGRTDGMTKWIIDPETQRVLGCGIVGPGAGEMISEAVLALEMRAEVFDLTSTIHPHPTLSETVMNAGEVFFGTATEIYKPKKKS; this is encoded by the coding sequence ATGGCTCATACCCAGTTGGTGGTCATCGGAGGTGGTCCCGGGGGCTACGCGGCAGCATTTTTGGCAGCCGACGAAGGAATGGAAGTCACCGTCATCGAAAAGGAACCGCGGCTCGGGGGAACATGTTTGCTGCGCGGCTGTATCCCTTCGAAGGCTTTGCTGCACGTTGCCAAGGTGATCGACGAAGTCGACGAAATGAACAAAGACTGGGGCGTCACATTTGGCGAACCTCAGATCGACTTGGACAAGCTTCGCTCCCGCAAAGAAAACGTCATCAAGTCGCTTACCACCGGCTTGGGACAGCTTGCCAAGAAGCGTAACGTCACCGTCATCAAAGCCACGGCCAGCTTCATCGATTCTGATACCATTCAGCTCGACGGCGACGATCCTTCGATCCCTGAAGATGGCAAGCTGACGTTCGATCACGCGATTGTCGCGACCGGATCAATTCCAGCGATGCCACCAGCGTTCCAAATCGACTCGCCACGCGTGATGGACTCGACAGGTGCCCTGGATCTCGAAGACATTCCAGAAACCATGTTGGTCATCGGTGGTGGCTACATCGGGCTGGAACTGGGCACCGTTTACGCTCACCTGGGCACGAAAGTCAGCGTCGTTGAACTGACCGACGGACTTCTCCCCGGGGCCGACCGCAACCTGGTCAAGCCACTCGCGAAGAAGCTGGATGGCTTGTTTGAGGGGCGTATCTTCACGAACACCAAAGTTGGTTCGCTCGGCGATCGCGATGGCAAAGTGGAAGTTGCCTTCGAAGGTCCCGCGAAGTTCGGTACTTTCAAGTACGACCGCGTCCTGGTGTCGATCGGTCGTTGGCCGAACACCAAGGGAATCGGCCTGGAAAACACGAAGATTGTCGTCGACAAGCGTGGCTTCATCGAAGTCGACAAGCAGCTTCGCACCGCCGAACCTAAGATTTCGGCGATCGGCGACGTGACCGGCAATCCAATGCTGGCCCACAAAGCGACCCACGAAGGTCGTGCCGCCGTCGAAGCGATCCTGGGCCACCCAGTTTCCTTCGAGCCTGCCGCGATTCCAGCGGTGATCTTCACCGATCCCGAAATCGCTTGGGCCGGTTTGATGGAAGAAGAAGCCAAAGCCATGGGCAAAAAGGTCGACGTGGCCCTGTATCCATGGGCTGCTAGCGGTCGTGCTCAAGCCCTCGGACGCACCGACGGGATGACCAAGTGGATCATCGATCCCGAAACCCAGCGCGTATTGGGCTGTGGAATTGTCGGTCCAGGGGCTGGCGAAATGATTTCTGAAGCCGTTTTGGCGTTGGAAATGCGTGCCGAAGTGTTCGATTTGACGTCGACAATTCACCCGCATCCGACTCTAAGTGAGACGGTTATGAACGCCGGCGAGGTATTTTTCGGAACCGCGACCGAAATTTACAAGCCGAAGAAGAAGTCGTAA